A stretch of Brassica napus cultivar Da-Ae chromosome C6, Da-Ae, whole genome shotgun sequence DNA encodes these proteins:
- the LOC106424790 gene encoding uncharacterized protein LOC106424790 has protein sequence MASSSLNKNKENNRSKSVNSIDDLAVKVDQLIKGNQSQVFIMEEAASENNASDVTPEADNTVDNQQEKGYQGRTYILSQAQHNQFQNQKQQTAQQVGPAPTTAPQDEINGLATMMQKLLQGQQIQGKALNQVTTDISKMNHMFTDLSTKYNNVASHMRQIDIHIAQTAESVKRQQGTLPGKTDKNPKECSAVELRSGRRLPDVAPKKLTAAEKGKQKEGEQPRSDTAPLSDKETKQPTETDPAPTATPVEHVPTREYTPKVPYPVPAKKSRKDLEEIKCKKMLEDLTIKLPLIDAIKMIPSLRSLMKGLVSGKITGDNEVMLVSKECSAVLQNKPIKKLGDPGKFVLSIQIGKIVFACSLCGLGSIVNIMPYSVAKRLGFIDFKPTRISLVSADRSVKSPVGILENLHVRVGNTFVLADFVVLELDEEPRDPLILGRPFLCTAGAIINVRQGRIDLHLGDIAMKFEVNKLLKKPMIDAQSYSVEDEDHALFS, from the exons ATGGCGTCAAGCTCACTCAACAAGAACAAGGAGAACAATCGCTCCAAGAGCGTAAATAGCATAGACGATCTAGCGGTAAAGGTTGACCAGCTGATAAAGGGCAATCAGAGCCAAGTGTTCATCATGGAAGAAGCCGCATCAGAGAACAATGCTTCAGATGTCACACCTGAAGCAGACAACACTGTGGACAATCAACAAGAG AAGGGTTACCAAGGAAGAACTTACATTCTTAGCCAGGCGCAGCACAACCAGTTCCAGAACCAGAAGCAGCAGACTGCTCAACAAGTTGGTCCTGCACCTACGACTGCTCCGCAAGACGAGATAAATGGGCTAGCGACGATGATGCAGAAGCTGCTCCAGGGTCAGCAAATTCAAGGAAAAGCGTTGAACCAGGTCACCACAGACATCTCCAAAATGAACCATATGTTCACTGACCTGAGCACCAAATATAACAATGTGGCTAGCCATATGCGGCAGATAGACATTCATATCGCTCAGACAGCcgagagtgtcaagaggcagCAAGGTACTCTTCCTGGAAAGACCGACAAGAATCCTAAGGAATGCAGTGCAGTCGAACTGAGGAGTGGAAGGAGACTACCAGATGTGGCACCTAAGAAGCTAACAGCGGCAGAGAAGGGCAAGCAAAAGGAGGGCGAGCAACCGCGATCCGACACTGCTCCTCTCTCTGACAAGGAAACGAAACAGCCAACTGAGACTGATCCAGCCCCTACCGCTACACCTGTCGAGCATGTTCCTACGCGCGAATACACCCCTAAGGTTCCATACCCTGTTCCCGCAAAGAAGTCTCGGAAGGATCTTGAGGAGATAAAGTGTAAAAAGATGCTAGAGGATCTAACTATCAAGTTACCTCTGATTGACGCAATCAAGATGATACCTTCTTTGCGCAGTTTGATGAAGGGTTTGGTCTCAGGAAAAATAACTGGAGACAATGAGGTTATGTTGGTCTCGAAGGAGTGCAGTGCAGTGCTTCAGAACAAGCCGATTAAGAAATTGGGTGATCCAGGAAAATTTGTTCTCTCGATACAGATTGGAAAAATAGTGTTCGCATGTTCTCTTTGCGGTCTAGGCTCCATTGTCAACATAATGCCTTACTCTGTAGCAAAGCGACTGGGGTTCATAGACTTCAAACCCACAAGAATTTCCCTGGTGTCCGCAGATAGATCAGTTAAGTCACCGGTGGGTATTCTGGAAAATCTCCACGTCCGAGTAGGCAACACCTTTGTTCTGGCAGATTTTGTGGTTCTAGAGCTTGACGAAGAACCAAGAGATCCACTCATCCTGGGCCGTCCTTTCTTATGCACAGCTGGTGCGATTATTAATGTTCGACAAGGAAGGATTGATCTTCACCTCGGAGACATTGCAATGAAGTTCGAGGTGAACAAGTTGCTGAAGAAGCCGATGATAGATGCGCAGAGCTACTCAGTTGAAGACGAAGATCATGCACTGTTCTCTTAA